The Raphanus sativus cultivar WK10039 chromosome 2, ASM80110v3, whole genome shotgun sequence genome includes a region encoding these proteins:
- the LOC108842816 gene encoding uncharacterized protein LOC108842816, giving the protein MRVVRISCVGARHLSPPSSSAAHSDVSAGLNNADPEDASCGGTGTPSLKIKKRLTCVCFHRKRAYERICSNLTPLQEERLKRLTKRMNNCFDASRPDHQDALRALWSATYPGEKLEALISDQWKDMGWQGRDPSTDFRGGGFISLENLLFFAKTFPTSFQRLLKKQGGERAAWEYPFAVAGVNITFMIMQMLDLEASKPRTFVRSVFLQMLSENEWAFDLLYCVAFAVMDKQWLDRNATYMEFNDVLRCTRAQLERELMMDDVFRIEDMPSFSLLS; this is encoded by the exons ATGCGAGTTGTCAGAATTTCATGCGTCGGAGCTCGTCATCTTTCACCTCCCTCCTCCTCCGCTGCTCATTCTGACGTCTCTGCCG ggCTGAATAATGCAGATCCAGAGGATGCGAGTTGTGGTGGCACTGGCACGCCGAGTTTGAAAATCAAGAAGAGGCTAACATGCGTGTGCTTCCACCGCAAGAGAGCTTACGAACGCATCTGCTCTAACTTGACACCATTGCAG GAAGAAAGACTAAAGAGGCTGACGAAGAGAATGAATAATTGCTTCGATGCGTCGCGGCCTGACCATCAGGATGCACTGAGAGCATTGTGGTCAGCAACGTATCCAGGTGAGAAGCTTGAGGCTTTAATCTCAGATCAGTGGAAAGATATGGGATGGCAAGGAAGAGATCCATCCACTGATTTCAG AGGAGGTGGATTTATATCGCTGGAGAATCTTCTCTTCTTTGCCAAGACATTCCCG ACTTCGTTTCAGCGTCTTTTAAAGAAACAAGGAGGTGAAAGAGCGGCTTGGGAATATCCATTCGCTGTTGCTGGTGTCAACATTACCTTCATGATCATGCAAATGCTCGACCTAGAAGCCT CAAAGCCTAGGACTTTTGTACGGTCGGTATTCTTACAAATGCTATCAG AAAACGAATGGGCCTTTGATTTGCTTTACTGCGTTGCCTTTGCGGTAATGGATAAACAGTGGCTAGACAGGAACGCCACCTATATGGAATTCAAC GATGTGTTGAGATGTACGAGGGCGCAGCTGGAGAGAGAGCTGATGATGGATGATGTTTTCAGGATCGAAGATATGccttccttctctcttctctcttag
- the LOC108842815 gene encoding probable arabinosyltransferase ARAD1, producing MYGKTICTIVLFVFLIASYSIYMGTVDPTPYFTQLQSLPRAISPSCNSSTTASRPLRVFMYDLPRKFNIAMMDPHLSEVDPITAENLPPWSQTSGVQRQHSVEYWLMASLLHREGEKEKEAVRVFDPESADAFFVPFFSSLSFNTHGKNMTDPDTEFDRLLQVELMEYLENSKYWQRSGGRDHVIPMTHPNAFRFLRQLVNASILIVADFGRYPKEMARLGKDVVSPYVHVVESFDGDDGDDSTPDPYESRSTLLYFRGNTVRKADGKIRRQLEKLLAGNSDVRYEKSVATTQNIKVSTEGMRSSKFCLHPAGDTPSSCRLFDAIVSHCVPVIISDKIELPFEDEIDYSEFSVFYSVKEALEPGFILDNLRQFPKEKWLQMWENLKNVSHHFEFQYPPKREDAVNMLWRQVKHKIPNVKLAVHRNRRLKVPDWWL from the exons ATGTACGGCAAAACCATATGCACCATCGTCCTCTTCGTCTTCCTCATTGCTTCCTACTCAATCTACATGGGCACTGTAGATCCAACCCCTTACTTCACCCAGCTCCAGTCCCTCCCCCGCGCCATCTCCCCCTCCTGTAACTCCTCCACCACCGCCTCACGACCTCTCCGCGTCTTCATGTACGATCTCCCGCGAAAATTCAACATCGCGATGATGGATCCTCACCTCTCGGAAGTCGACCCGATCACCGCCGAGAATCTCCCTCCCTGGTCCCAGACCTCCGGCGTCCAGCGCCAGCACAGCGTCGAGTACTGGCTCATGGCCTCCCTTCTCCACCGCGagggagagaaagagaaagaggcgGTTAGGGTTTTTGATCCGGAATCGGCGGACGCCTTCTTCGTCCCTTTCTTCTCTTCCTTAAGCTTCAACACTCACGGCAAGAACATGACGGATCCGGATACGGAGTTTGACCGGCTACTACAG GTTGAGTTAATGGAGTATCTTGAGAACTCCAAGTACTGGCAACGTTCGGGCGGTAGAGACCATGTGATTCCCATGACGCATCCTAACGCTTTTAGATTCTTGAGGCAGCTAGTGAACGCGTCGATCCTCATTGTCGCTGACTTTGGGCGTTACCCTAAGGAGATGGCGCGTTTAGGTAAAGATGTGGTGTCTCCGTATGTACATGTGGTTGAGTCCTTTGATGGGGATGATGGGGATGATAGTACTCCGGATCCGTACGAGTCTCGCAGCACGCTTCTTTACTTCCGTGGGAATACTGTTAGGAAAGCTGATGGTAAAATCCGTCGTCAGTTGGAGAAGTTGCTTGCTGGTAACTCTGATGTTCGCTATGAGAAGAGTGTAGCAACTACACAAAACATCAAAGTG TCTACGGAAGGAATGAGATCATCAAAGTTCTGTCTGCATCCAGCTGGAGACACTCCATCATCATGCCGCTTATTTGATGCCATTGTAAGTCACTGTGTTCCGGTCATCATAAGCGACAAGATCGAGCTGCCGTTCGAAGATGAGATAGACTACTCAGAGTTCTCAGTCTTCTATTCTGTAAAAGAGGCGCTTGAACCAGGATTCATCCTCGACAACCTCCGGCAGTTTCCCAAGGAGAAATGGCTGCAAATGTGGGAAAACCTGAAGAACGTGTCTCATCACTTCGAGTTTCAGTACCCGCCCAAGAGAGAAGACGCAGTGAACATGTTGTGGAGACAGGTGAAACACAAGATACCAAATGTCAAGCTCGCTGTACATAGAAACAGGAGGTTGAAAGTCCCTGATTGGTGGCTCTGA